A part of Paenibacillus donghaensis genomic DNA contains:
- a CDS encoding sensor histidine kinase — protein MNEKNGIQNISELFASRLPTLIWVSIVYAGTIILQFLKEPLILEGAAFTCLFTIHVLLHWNSYRISHKKFWLYFSVQAALIYLCAILMREGYQAVLIGLLPILIAQSLSFSFRIKRAVFVSLISIMVFFDSALTVGDTDELILFLPIFILMLIIVLAYAILFFKQVQERLRIQSYLEDLREAHDKVEELTLANERQRMARDLHDTLAQGVAGLIMRLEAADAHMSQNHAERAQEIIKQSMQQARQTLAEARRAIDNLRMKSAPEMDFKEAIGDEIQHFNDATGILVSTEYHLNKRLSRLLMEHSLHIIKECLTNIARHAKADKVWVVVSTQNDRLIIEIRDNGIGFKTDDIGKDVGHYGLLGIKERVRLIGGEIYVNSNSEGTLIKLETPFIEGELR, from the coding sequence TTGAATGAAAAAAACGGAATACAGAATATTAGTGAATTATTCGCTTCCAGGCTGCCGACTTTAATTTGGGTGTCAATTGTATATGCAGGAACGATAATCCTGCAATTTTTAAAGGAGCCCTTAATTTTAGAGGGTGCTGCATTTACCTGTTTATTTACAATTCATGTATTATTACACTGGAATTCCTACAGAATCTCACACAAAAAATTCTGGCTTTATTTCTCAGTTCAAGCCGCTTTAATCTATTTGTGTGCGATTTTAATGCGCGAAGGCTATCAGGCGGTTTTAATTGGACTGCTGCCTATACTGATAGCTCAAAGTCTTAGTTTTTCATTTCGGATTAAGAGAGCAGTGTTCGTTTCACTTATCAGTATTATGGTTTTTTTTGATTCTGCTTTGACTGTTGGAGATACCGATGAACTTATCTTATTTCTTCCTATATTTATTCTGATGCTGATTATTGTGCTGGCTTATGCAATATTGTTCTTCAAGCAGGTTCAGGAGCGGCTCAGAATCCAAAGCTATCTGGAGGATTTGAGAGAAGCCCATGATAAGGTGGAAGAATTAACCCTTGCGAATGAACGTCAGCGTATGGCCCGGGATTTGCATGATACACTGGCACAAGGGGTTGCCGGACTCATTATGCGGCTCGAAGCCGCAGATGCCCATATGTCACAGAATCATGCGGAGCGGGCGCAGGAAATTATCAAGCAGTCGATGCAGCAGGCACGCCAGACATTGGCCGAAGCCCGAAGAGCGATTGACAATTTACGAATGAAATCAGCACCTGAGATGGATTTCAAGGAGGCAATTGGCGATGAAATTCAACATTTTAATGACGCCACAGGGATCCTTGTATCCACGGAATATCATTTGAACAAGCGGTTGTCCAGATTGCTGATGGAACACAGCTTGCATATCATTAAAGAATGTCTGACCAATATTGCCCGCCATGCAAAGGCTGATAAAGTATGGGTTGTGGTTTCTACGCAAAACGACAGGCTTATTATTGAGATTCGGGACAATGGCATTGGATTTAAAACGGATGATATTGGAAAAGATGTCGGACACTATGGATTGCTGGGAATTAAAGAGCGGGTAAGACTAATTGGAGGAGAAATTTACGTGAACAGTAACTCAGAAGGAACCCTTATTAAGCTGGAGACGCCTTTCATTGAAGGAGAACTTAGATGA
- a CDS encoding MMPL family transporter produces MAKILYRLGFWSAKNRIKVLLGSITLLVAAAIVALSMGIHFGEETSIPGLASQKTLEVMEKEFPNPQGDQGKTQFVLKAPENETLSSEAAQQLIVAKLQEVAADQEVASVVGPYDNHSLNADSTIGYATITYKVPGDEVTEESKDSVTEIAESLRDAGWQAELIGDGYVKMATSSPTEALGVLLALVILAVALGSILTGVLPILTAALGLGFGIMLIIIGTSLFDIPSFALSLAGMLGLAVGIDYALFIIARYRQQLAEGYERREAIAIANGTAGSAVVFAGVTVIIALLGFSFVGVPFLSAMGMAGALCVFTAILMTIFVVPAILELLGNRIKAPVKRSKHTASNQKPANRGNLWGRFVTGQPLVAVVLGVALLATIALPFFHMETGLGNDGHKSPDKTERRAYDLLSEAYGEGYHGPLVILAETDGGEEAAAHLHKVIEEVKTYPNVVAVNPAVTGPSGKVSLITVMPATGPNDSETIDLVHLIRDKATEIEQQDHVKIGVTGSTAVNIDITQKLNQALPKFCLIIVGLAFVLLMLVFRSILVPIKAVLGFILSLGATLGFVTYVVQDGHFQKLFGFYAEAPVFNFLPIIVVGVLFGLAMDYEVFLVSRMREEFKKSGDAKKSVLAGIRHSGGVVSAAGLIMVAVFTGFILADEPMVKVMGLALAFGVLFDAFIVRMLIVPGLMTLLGKSAWYFPKWLDRLLPNLDVEGEEVMKAVELKRLDAADETRIRLLG; encoded by the coding sequence ATGGCAAAAATATTATACCGGCTGGGATTTTGGTCGGCGAAGAACCGGATTAAAGTCCTTCTGGGAAGCATTACGCTTTTGGTGGCTGCTGCTATTGTGGCGCTGTCGATGGGAATTCATTTTGGTGAGGAGACTAGCATTCCCGGACTTGCCTCGCAAAAAACACTGGAGGTTATGGAAAAGGAATTTCCAAACCCGCAGGGTGATCAAGGCAAAACCCAATTCGTACTGAAGGCTCCGGAGAACGAAACGCTATCCTCTGAAGCAGCGCAGCAGCTAATTGTTGCCAAGCTCCAAGAAGTTGCAGCAGATCAGGAGGTTGCTTCGGTGGTTGGTCCGTACGATAACCATTCATTGAATGCGGACAGCACGATTGGCTATGCTACAATTACGTATAAAGTGCCAGGTGATGAAGTTACAGAGGAATCAAAAGATTCGGTCACCGAGATTGCGGAAAGTCTGCGGGATGCGGGCTGGCAGGCTGAATTAATCGGAGACGGTTACGTAAAAATGGCAACCAGCAGTCCGACCGAAGCGCTCGGGGTATTGCTGGCCCTTGTGATCCTTGCGGTAGCGCTTGGCTCTATCCTTACCGGCGTCTTGCCGATCCTAACGGCGGCTTTGGGACTTGGCTTTGGGATTATGCTGATTATTATCGGAACGAGTCTGTTTGACATTCCTTCATTCGCTTTATCACTAGCCGGTATGCTTGGTCTGGCTGTTGGCATTGATTATGCGCTATTCATTATCGCCAGATACCGCCAGCAGCTTGCTGAAGGATATGAAAGACGGGAAGCAATCGCCATTGCGAACGGAACAGCCGGGAGTGCAGTGGTGTTTGCAGGAGTAACCGTTATTATTGCTCTACTCGGCTTTTCCTTTGTAGGGGTACCGTTCCTTAGTGCAATGGGCATGGCAGGTGCGCTATGTGTATTCACCGCTATATTGATGACTATATTCGTGGTTCCGGCGATTCTGGAACTGCTGGGTAACCGGATTAAAGCACCAGTCAAACGTTCCAAGCACACTGCCAGTAATCAGAAGCCGGCAAACCGCGGCAATCTGTGGGGAAGATTTGTTACCGGACAGCCTTTAGTGGCTGTAGTGCTGGGTGTAGCGCTGCTGGCAACCATTGCTCTGCCGTTCTTCCACATGGAGACGGGTCTTGGCAATGACGGGCATAAATCGCCGGATAAAACCGAACGCCGGGCCTACGATCTTCTGTCTGAAGCTTACGGTGAAGGGTACCATGGACCGTTAGTTATTCTGGCCGAAACGGACGGCGGGGAAGAGGCTGCGGCCCATCTTCATAAAGTGATTGAAGAAGTGAAAACCTACCCGAATGTCGTTGCAGTAAACCCGGCAGTGACCGGACCCTCCGGGAAGGTGTCGCTGATTACCGTCATGCCGGCAACGGGACCCAATGATTCGGAAACGATAGATCTTGTCCACCTGATTCGTGATAAGGCGACGGAAATAGAGCAGCAGGATCATGTCAAGATTGGTGTAACCGGCAGCACTGCTGTCAATATCGATATCACCCAGAAATTGAACCAGGCCTTGCCTAAATTTTGCCTGATCATTGTAGGTTTGGCCTTTGTACTTCTAATGCTGGTGTTTCGTTCGATTCTGGTGCCGATCAAGGCAGTGCTCGGATTCATCCTGTCACTTGGTGCGACCTTGGGATTTGTCACCTATGTTGTTCAAGACGGTCATTTCCAGAAGCTGTTTGGATTCTATGCGGAAGCGCCGGTGTTTAATTTCCTGCCAATCATTGTAGTTGGTGTTCTGTTCGGTCTGGCGATGGACTATGAAGTATTCCTGGTCAGCCGGATGCGTGAGGAATTCAAGAAGAGCGGAGATGCCAAAAAGTCCGTTCTTGCCGGTATCCGCCACAGCGGCGGAGTCGTATCGGCAGCAGGACTCATTATGGTTGCCGTCTTTACCGGATTCATTCTGGCAGACGAACCTATGGTCAAGGTTATGGGATTGGCGCTTGCATTCGGTGTTCTCTTTGACGCCTTTATAGTCCGGATGCTTATTGTACCTGGTCTTATGACCTTGCTTGGGAAGTCAGCCTGGTATTTTCCGAAGTGGCTGGACCGCTTGCTGCCGAACCTCGATGTAGAGGGGGAGGAAGTAATGAAGGCAGTCGAGCTGAAACGACTGGATGCAGCGGACGAAACCAGAATCAGGCTTCTTGGCTGA
- a CDS encoding TetR/AcrR family transcriptional regulator, translating to MITLARTKEFEVNEVLDKAIQLFWMQGYEKTSMQDLVDFMGIHRRSIYDTFGDKHVLYMKALQRYESTQYKKMRFLVEKQEPVRELIRQFLESSMRKEGEPQGCFIVNSGVELGVLDPEVASLVENSYSKTEKLLYDLVQTGQQRGELRASLEPQAISHYLMNAWLGLRTMVKTATDQGKLTSIIHTILNTLD from the coding sequence GTGATTACATTGGCAAGAACCAAAGAATTTGAAGTTAATGAAGTATTAGATAAAGCGATACAACTGTTTTGGATGCAAGGTTACGAGAAAACTTCAATGCAAGATTTAGTAGACTTTATGGGAATTCACAGAAGAAGTATCTATGATACTTTTGGTGATAAGCACGTCTTATATATGAAGGCACTCCAACGGTACGAATCTACTCAATACAAAAAAATGAGATTCTTGGTTGAGAAGCAAGAACCGGTAAGGGAATTAATCCGGCAATTTCTAGAGTCCTCAATGAGGAAAGAAGGAGAACCTCAAGGATGTTTCATTGTTAATTCGGGTGTGGAGCTGGGAGTACTAGATCCCGAAGTTGCATCCCTTGTTGAAAATAGCTATTCAAAAACGGAGAAGTTGTTATATGACCTCGTTCAGACGGGTCAGCAAAGAGGTGAGCTTAGAGCTTCACTGGAGCCTCAGGCCATTTCTCATTATTTAATGAATGCCTGGTTAGGACTGCGTACGATGGTAAAAACAGCAACGGATCAAGGGAAATTAACAAGTATTATTCATACCATACTGAACACTCTAGATTGA
- a CDS encoding aldo/keto reductase has protein sequence MGTGTFGLWGNNTEKDCAPILDEALAGGINLIDTADVYSSGQAEEILRRITKRTQTKCHSGH, from the coding sequence GTGGGTACAGGTACATTTGGTTTGTGGGGGAACAACACGGAGAAGGACTGTGCCCCCATTCTGGATGAAGCTTTGGCTGGAGGGATTAACCTAATCGATACGGCGGATGTCTATTCAAGTGGTCAAGCAGAAGAAATTTTGAGGAGAATTACTAAAAGGACGCAGACAAAATGTCATTCTGGCCACTAA
- a CDS encoding alkene reductase: MEKLWSKTKIGNLELPHRLAMAPMTRSRAEEDGTPGELSSLYYAQRASMGLLISEGTQPSDDGQGYLWTPGIYTEKHIEGWKKVTDAVHEAGGFMYIQLMHAGRMSHPDNTAHHRQAVAPSAIAPGVEMFTATGMQDIPVPRELSKEDIQTTIADFRKAAAAAIQAGADGVEIHGANGYLINQFIGENSNTRTDEYGGSIKNRARFAIEVTKAIVEEIGAERTGFRISPGTPLGGIQDGEQGPELYLYLVKELAQLDLAYLHVMHLGNEKLLREIRSIWTNPLLVNRAGRALEDLSIDLDNGLADMVPVGAWSLANPDLVERLKEGAPLNEADPATFFGTGSKGYTDYPTLKEVESQKG; the protein is encoded by the coding sequence ATGGAAAAATTATGGAGTAAAACGAAAATTGGAAACCTGGAATTACCACATCGCTTAGCGATGGCACCAATGACACGCAGCAGAGCGGAAGAAGATGGTACACCGGGAGAACTAAGTTCCCTTTATTATGCTCAAAGAGCTTCTATGGGATTACTTATTAGTGAAGGTACACAACCTTCTGATGATGGTCAAGGGTACTTATGGACACCTGGCATCTATACTGAAAAGCATATTGAAGGATGGAAAAAGGTTACAGATGCGGTGCATGAAGCAGGTGGATTTATGTACATCCAATTAATGCATGCTGGTCGTATGTCGCACCCCGACAATACAGCACATCATCGTCAAGCCGTTGCACCATCTGCAATCGCACCCGGTGTAGAAATGTTTACGGCTACAGGAATGCAGGACATACCCGTTCCGCGCGAGTTAAGTAAAGAAGATATTCAAACGACCATTGCCGATTTCCGAAAAGCAGCAGCAGCAGCTATTCAAGCCGGTGCGGATGGCGTTGAAATTCATGGAGCCAATGGATATCTGATTAACCAATTTATCGGAGAAAATTCGAATACACGGACGGATGAATATGGAGGATCTATAAAAAATCGTGCTCGCTTTGCGATTGAAGTCACGAAAGCCATCGTCGAAGAAATTGGAGCAGAAAGAACAGGCTTCCGTATTTCGCCAGGGACACCTCTTGGTGGGATTCAAGATGGTGAACAAGGCCCTGAACTTTATCTCTACCTTGTAAAAGAATTAGCTCAATTGGATTTAGCTTACCTACATGTCATGCATCTTGGAAATGAAAAACTGCTCCGTGAAATTCGTTCCATTTGGACGAATCCCTTATTAGTCAATCGGGCTGGACGGGCTCTAGAAGATCTTAGTATCGATCTTGATAATGGCTTGGCTGATATGGTACCCGTCGGTGCATGGTCATTAGCTAATCCGGATTTAGTAGAACGGCTTAAAGAAGGTGCTCCATTGAATGAAGCAGATCCCGCAACATTCTTCGGGACCGGAAGCAAGGGTTATACGGATTATCCTACGTTGAAAGAAGTGGAATCGCAGAAGGGCTAA
- a CDS encoding IS701 family transposase, with amino-acid sequence MSHTAIVPDHQMLRNYLLQHRLPLYFSKPVMNHILSYMAAATSKGFRGKVVDLADYSPCHRTALGHFLTHGHWDERILQHKVKQESIRHVLRESTQTAEPLFVIHDDSICKKTKPSSQAKSPIEQTGYHHSHLEGKTVWGHQVQATIVQCGAAALIHSIDLYDRKKVHPDGSVYTKIDHVCDMAATMPLPPYGGYALVDSWFTCSRIIDSYATAGYHLIGALKTNRILYPQGIRISVQHFAAHVSKKDVHLVTVNGSSYWTYRYEGALNDIPNAVVLLCWPEQAFGQPKALRAFLCTNVSLETETICTYYSKRWPIEIFFRQSKGNLGFETYQVRSATAFIRLWALLAWTHLFCTVGLEQPCSFGDGLRTVRKQVKQDIAQFIYDCGRKNIPFQVIQKRLKLA; translated from the coding sequence ATGTCCCATACCGCCATCGTACCTGATCATCAAATGCTTCGCAACTATTTATTGCAGCACCGGTTGCCTTTATATTTCTCTAAACCCGTGATGAATCATATCCTATCTTACATGGCAGCAGCAACGTCCAAAGGATTTCGGGGTAAGGTCGTAGATCTAGCCGATTATAGCCCGTGTCACCGCACTGCTCTCGGGCACTTTTTGACTCACGGGCACTGGGACGAAAGGATTCTTCAACATAAAGTGAAGCAAGAATCTATTCGTCATGTACTCCGCGAGTCCACACAAACGGCGGAGCCTCTATTTGTGATTCATGATGATTCGATTTGCAAGAAGACCAAGCCTTCGTCACAGGCCAAGTCTCCCATCGAACAGACTGGATATCATCATTCGCATCTCGAAGGTAAAACCGTCTGGGGCCATCAGGTTCAGGCCACTATCGTACAATGTGGTGCAGCGGCATTGATTCATTCTATAGATCTATACGACAGAAAAAAAGTTCATCCGGATGGCTCCGTCTATACTAAAATCGATCATGTGTGTGACATGGCTGCGACGATGCCTTTGCCTCCATATGGGGGATATGCGCTTGTCGATTCCTGGTTTACTTGCTCCCGGATCATTGACAGCTACGCGACTGCAGGATACCACCTGATTGGCGCTTTAAAAACCAATCGTATTCTCTATCCGCAAGGCATCCGGATCTCGGTTCAGCATTTTGCCGCGCATGTGTCCAAAAAAGACGTTCACCTCGTGACCGTGAATGGTTCTTCGTACTGGACGTACCGATATGAGGGAGCCTTAAACGACATCCCGAATGCAGTCGTACTTCTCTGTTGGCCTGAGCAAGCCTTTGGTCAGCCGAAAGCTTTACGCGCCTTTTTGTGCACGAATGTGTCTTTAGAGACAGAGACGATTTGTACGTATTACAGCAAAAGATGGCCGATTGAAATCTTCTTTAGACAATCCAAAGGTAATTTAGGATTCGAGACGTATCAAGTTCGCTCGGCCACTGCGTTTATTCGTCTATGGGCACTACTCGCCTGGACACATTTGTTCTGTACCGTGGGGCTTGAACAGCCTTGTTCCTTTGGCGATGGGCTACGCACCGTTCGCAAGCAAGTCAAACAAGATATCGCCCAGTTTATCTATGACTGCGGCCGAAAGAACATTCCTTTTCAAGTGATTCAAAAACGATTAAAATTAGCATGA
- a CDS encoding SDR family oxidoreductase: MKLKNRTILVTGGTSGIGFAFAKRFLEMGNTVIITGRSQQRIDQAVQNNPGLIGMAADVSDPKSVEQLAKELTIHYPKLDIVFNNAGIMHEFDLFDESITYEHLTAEITTNLNGTIYVTKALLPLLAKQQEAMIVNVSSLLANVTVANAPTYSATKAGVHMFSDALREQIRAKGKNIHVMELCPPVISETNLTDTYDEGFLNKMISLPLAKLVNAGIKGMEKNKLRVNAGFTKVMRFSMKFAPDFITHTWGQMILKAN, from the coding sequence ATGAAATTGAAAAATAGAACGATATTGGTGACAGGCGGGACGTCTGGGATTGGCTTTGCTTTTGCTAAACGTTTTCTCGAGATGGGAAATACCGTGATCATCACGGGGCGCTCACAACAACGTATCGACCAGGCAGTGCAGAACAATCCCGGACTCATTGGGATGGCGGCAGATGTTAGTGATCCCAAAAGCGTTGAGCAGCTTGCTAAAGAACTAACCATACACTATCCGAAACTGGATATTGTTTTCAATAACGCTGGTATTATGCACGAGTTTGACTTATTTGATGAAAGTATCACCTATGAGCACCTTACCGCAGAAATCACCACAAACTTGAACGGCACAATCTATGTCACCAAGGCATTGTTGCCATTGTTAGCCAAACAACAGGAGGCAATGATTGTTAACGTTAGTTCACTACTTGCTAATGTTACAGTTGCCAACGCACCGACTTATTCTGCAACGAAGGCTGGCGTCCACATGTTCAGTGATGCATTACGTGAGCAAATCCGTGCCAAAGGAAAAAATATTCATGTGATGGAACTTTGTCCACCCGTTATTTCTGAAACCAATCTCACAGACACTTATGATGAAGGGTTCCTGAATAAAATGATCTCTTTGCCATTAGCAAAGCTTGTTAATGCTGGTATTAAAGGTATGGAGAAAAACAAACTACGCGTGAACGCAGGTTTTACCAAAGTTATGCGCTTTTCAATGAAGTTCGCCCCGGATTTCATCACGCATACTTGGGGTCAAATGATTCTTAAAGCAAATTAA
- a CDS encoding TetR/AcrR family transcriptional regulator — protein sequence MAKITQELIIETAEALIERTEKSEVTLSQIADELSITHAALYKHFKNKQELWAAVSKSWFNRMISEQIKLDMTNLMNAQDLLHDWLWAFANAKKRAYNENPKMFALNTQYVDSNPLVLRDVLWDSYQIIDGFMDYHDPHLERAEAILSAFAVFSLPSFKESWNLPDYQDRFERIWSLIKQGL from the coding sequence ATGGCTAAAATCACACAAGAGCTCATTATTGAAACAGCCGAGGCATTAATTGAACGCACGGAAAAATCCGAAGTGACGCTCTCACAAATTGCGGATGAATTAAGTATCACCCACGCAGCGCTTTATAAACACTTCAAAAATAAGCAAGAGCTCTGGGCAGCCGTGTCTAAGAGCTGGTTCAACCGGATGATTTCAGAACAAATTAAATTAGATATGACTAATTTGATGAATGCACAGGACTTGCTCCACGATTGGCTCTGGGCATTTGCTAACGCCAAAAAACGCGCCTATAACGAGAATCCCAAGATGTTTGCCTTGAATACACAATACGTGGATAGCAATCCACTGGTGTTACGCGACGTTCTATGGGATTCCTACCAAATTATTGACGGATTCATGGACTATCACGATCCCCACTTAGAACGGGCGGAGGCGATTCTTTCCGCGTTTGCGGTGTTTAGCCTCCCGTCCTTCAAAGAATCCTGGAATTTACCAGACTACCAAGACAGGTTCGAACGTATCTGGAGTTTAATCAAACAGGGTCTTTGA
- the spo0A gene encoding sporulation transcription factor Spo0A, which yields MQNIEVLLADDNREFTNLLSEYITEQEDMTVTGIAYNGEEVLQMLSEARKVPDVLILDIIMPHLDGLGVLERLRDLNLNPQPKIIMLTAFGQENITQRAVQLGASYYILKPFDMEVLANRVRQLVGNQGSMSTSSSMSNYSSSRSNNVVPLSKGRNLDANITSIIHEIGVPAHIKGYQYLREAITMVYNNIEILGAITKTLYPAIAEKFKTTPSRVERAIRHAIEVAWTRGNIDSISHLFGYTINISKSKPTNSEFIAMVADKLRIEHKVS from the coding sequence GTGCAGAATATTGAAGTGTTGTTGGCCGATGATAACAGGGAATTTACGAACTTGCTATCCGAGTACATTACGGAACAAGAGGACATGACTGTAACAGGAATTGCCTATAATGGTGAAGAAGTGCTGCAAATGCTCAGTGAAGCCCGCAAGGTACCTGATGTGCTGATTCTTGATATCATTATGCCTCATCTGGATGGACTCGGTGTGCTGGAGCGGCTGCGCGATCTGAACCTGAATCCTCAGCCCAAAATCATCATGCTGACCGCCTTCGGTCAGGAGAACATCACACAACGAGCTGTACAGCTGGGCGCATCTTACTATATTCTGAAGCCGTTTGACATGGAGGTCCTGGCGAACCGGGTCCGCCAGCTGGTCGGCAATCAGGGAAGTATGAGCACTTCTTCCAGCATGTCTAATTATTCTTCGTCCCGTTCCAACAACGTCGTGCCGTTGTCCAAGGGCAGAAACCTGGATGCCAACATCACCTCCATTATCCATGAGATCGGCGTTCCGGCCCATATCAAGGGCTATCAATACCTGCGTGAAGCCATTACAATGGTGTATAACAATATTGAGATCCTGGGAGCGATCACCAAAACTCTGTACCCGGCGATCGCCGAGAAATTCAAAACAACGCCATCCCGCGTGGAACGCGCCATCCGCCATGCGATCGAGGTCGCCTGGACCCGTGGCAACATTGACAGCATCAGCCACCTGTTCGGCTATACCATTAATATCTCCAAATCCAAGCCAACTAACTCGGAATTTATTGCCATGGTAGCCGACAAGCTGCGGATTGAGCATAAGGTTTCTTGA
- the spoIVB gene encoding SpoIVB peptidase: MPGLLLAFFLGYSGITGTVQSYAEPLVPGPQKSVVQDHELRVIPGGQTIGVKVKSAGVLVVGHHLIEVTKQSKLSPGEISGLVPGDLMVSINGVKLNEVSKVAQLVERAGEANQFLTIVYKRAGKEHTAKLKPAYDRTDKVWRLGLYIRDSAAGVGTLTFYAPEQGVYGALGHVITDMNTGTPIVVGSGHIVQSSVTSISKSQDGDPGEKRAVFYKESQVLGNVESNTNFGIFGKMSVNPEHSLYKEPIPVAMSEQVKEGPAQILTVVDGQQVERFDVEIIHVSHQQTPATKGMVLRITDPRLIDKTGGIVQGMSGSPIVQDGKLIGAVTHVFVNDPRSGYGCFIEWMLKDSGVSGQINLSPINLKAV; encoded by the coding sequence ATGCCCGGCCTTTTACTTGCCTTCTTTCTTGGTTATTCAGGCATAACGGGAACTGTCCAAAGCTATGCTGAACCGCTGGTTCCGGGTCCACAGAAGTCTGTGGTCCAGGATCATGAGCTAAGGGTCATTCCCGGAGGACAGACGATCGGCGTCAAAGTTAAATCTGCAGGAGTTCTGGTTGTGGGTCATCATCTGATTGAGGTAACCAAGCAGTCCAAGCTCTCCCCCGGTGAAATTAGCGGCCTGGTCCCCGGTGACCTGATGGTCTCCATTAATGGGGTGAAGCTGAATGAGGTCTCCAAGGTAGCCCAGCTGGTCGAACGTGCAGGCGAAGCCAATCAGTTCCTGACCATCGTCTACAAACGTGCCGGCAAGGAGCATACCGCCAAGCTGAAGCCCGCGTACGACCGCACGGACAAGGTGTGGAGGCTAGGGCTCTATATCCGTGATTCCGCAGCCGGTGTAGGTACATTGACTTTTTATGCTCCTGAGCAAGGGGTGTATGGAGCACTGGGCCATGTCATTACAGACATGAACACAGGAACACCGATTGTTGTAGGCAGCGGTCATATCGTGCAATCCAGCGTTACCTCCATTTCCAAAAGCCAGGATGGCGATCCCGGTGAGAAACGTGCTGTCTTCTACAAAGAAAGCCAAGTGCTCGGCAATGTGGAAAGTAATACGAATTTTGGAATTTTTGGTAAAATGAGTGTAAATCCCGAGCACAGCCTGTACAAAGAACCGATTCCGGTTGCCATGAGCGAGCAGGTAAAAGAAGGTCCGGCCCAGATCCTGACCGTGGTGGATGGCCAGCAGGTGGAGCGTTTCGATGTCGAGATCATCCATGTGTCCCACCAGCAGACACCCGCCACCAAGGGAATGGTGCTGCGAATCACTGACCCACGGTTAATCGACAAGACCGGCGGCATCGTACAGGGCATGAGCGGCAGCCCGATTGTGCAGGATGGCAAGCTGATTGGAGCCGTTACTCATGTGTTTGTGAATGACCCGAGATCAGGGTATGGGTGTTTCATCGAATGGATGCTGAAGGATTCCGGCGTCTCCGGACAGATCAACCTGTCCCCAATTAATCTTAAGGCGGTTTAG